The Hyphomicrobiales bacterium genome has a window encoding:
- a CDS encoding conserved exported hypothetical protein (Evidence 4 : Unknown function but conserved in other organisms): MKATTMRQLALAGILLIGSSLAAAAQDMQAGSVTGLPVPRYVSLKTDRVNLREGPSKEHRTRWVYQRAGLPVEVTAEFETWRRVRDADGTEGWVLHSLLSGRRTALVAPWSRNKDEVFPMRGAASEDAVVVARLQPGVVTNVASCANSWCRISVGNINGFIRQERLWGVYPNEKVD; the protein is encoded by the coding sequence ATGAAGGCCACGACGATGCGCCAATTGGCCCTGGCGGGCATCCTCCTCATCGGCTCGTCGCTCGCCGCCGCCGCGCAGGACATGCAGGCGGGCTCCGTCACCGGCCTGCCCGTGCCGCGCTATGTCAGCCTGAAGACGGACCGGGTGAATCTGCGCGAAGGACCGTCGAAGGAACATCGCACGCGCTGGGTCTATCAGCGCGCCGGGCTGCCGGTCGAGGTGACGGCGGAATTCGAGACCTGGCGCCGGGTGCGCGATGCCGACGGAACCGAGGGCTGGGTGCTGCACAGCCTGCTGTCCGGCCGCCGCACGGCGCTCGTCGCGCCCTGGTCCCGTAACAAGGACGAGGTCTTTCCGATGCGGGGCGCCGCATCCGAGGACGCGGTCGTCGTCGCCCGTCTCCAGCCGGGAGTCGTGACCAATGTGGCGTCCTGCGCCAATTCCTGGTGCCGGATCAGCGTCGGCAACATCAACGGCTTCATCCGCCAGGAGCGACTCTGGGGCGTCTATCCGAACGAGAAGGTCGACTGA
- a CDS encoding hypothetical protein (Evidence 5 : Unknown function), with protein sequence MTSRKADRQPHPCAGLSKRAHEVFEQIAIGNDLAGHHPRILEKLVSRGLVERRAEQMPGPFPGTTMTVNRYDVPLIVHAEWCSWCNENVTDEMLDGGRI encoded by the coding sequence ATGACCAGCAGGAAAGCTGACCGCCAGCCTCATCCGTGCGCTGGGCTCAGCAAGCGCGCTCATGAGGTTTTCGAGCAAATCGCCATTGGCAACGACCTTGCTGGGCATCATCCCCGCATCCTCGAAAAGCTCGTTTCGCGCGGGCTGGTCGAGCGTCGCGCTGAGCAAATGCCTGGCCCATTCCCCGGCACCACTATGACCGTCAATCGCTATGACGTGCCGCTGATCGTGCACGCCGAATGGTGCTCGTGGTGCAACGAGAATGTGACCGACGAAATGCTGGATGGAGGCCGGATCTGA
- a CDS encoding Integrase: MPLTDVAIRNAKPTERTVKLSDGGGLQLWIEPKGGKLWRLAYRFDGKQKKLSIGTYPGIDLRAARAKREEAKTLLRDGKDPGAEKRLEKLTGKANRENTFEAIAAEVAARKKQSGKAQATLDKFDWFLDLAKPVLGKRPITEISAAEILVVLRKIEARGHLETARRMRSIIGQVFRFAIATQRAKDDPTVALRGALMAPVVKSHAAVTEAKAFGALLRVIDDYDGMPLTRHALRLMALLFPRPGELRLAEWREFDADEAVWTIPAGRMKMRKPHAVPLPKQALTILAELRAISGDGELVFPSVRSVKRAMSENTLNAALRRLGYTNSDATSHGFRASASTLLNESGKWSPDAIERALAHQEVDAVRRAYARGAHWKERVEMAQWWADHLDELRSAR; this comes from the coding sequence ATGCCCCTGACCGACGTTGCGATAAGGAATGCCAAACCAACCGAGCGGACCGTCAAACTGTCTGACGGGGGCGGCCTCCAGCTTTGGATTGAGCCAAAAGGCGGCAAGCTATGGCGTCTGGCCTACCGATTCGATGGCAAGCAGAAGAAACTCTCCATCGGCACATATCCGGGGATCGATCTTCGCGCGGCTCGCGCCAAGCGGGAGGAGGCAAAGACGCTCCTGCGGGATGGCAAAGACCCCGGCGCCGAAAAACGGCTGGAGAAGCTGACCGGCAAGGCCAACAGGGAAAACACCTTTGAGGCCATCGCCGCGGAGGTTGCCGCCAGGAAGAAACAAAGCGGCAAGGCTCAAGCGACGCTCGACAAGTTCGATTGGTTCTTGGACTTGGCCAAGCCGGTGCTCGGCAAGCGCCCCATAACGGAAATCAGCGCCGCCGAAATTCTCGTTGTCCTGCGCAAGATCGAGGCGCGGGGACATCTCGAAACCGCGCGCCGCATGAGATCCATCATCGGCCAGGTCTTCCGCTTCGCCATTGCAACGCAGCGCGCGAAGGATGACCCGACTGTGGCGCTGCGCGGCGCCCTCATGGCTCCCGTTGTGAAGAGCCACGCTGCCGTCACCGAGGCCAAGGCATTCGGCGCCTTGCTTCGCGTCATCGACGATTACGACGGGATGCCCCTCACCCGGCACGCCCTCCGCCTTATGGCCCTACTCTTCCCCCGGCCGGGCGAGTTGCGGTTAGCGGAATGGCGGGAGTTCGATGCAGACGAAGCCGTTTGGACCATCCCGGCCGGCCGCATGAAGATGCGCAAGCCGCACGCCGTACCGCTGCCAAAGCAGGCGCTCACCATCTTGGCCGAGCTGCGGGCGATATCGGGCGATGGGGAACTGGTCTTTCCGTCCGTCCGGTCGGTCAAGCGCGCCATGTCCGAGAACACGCTGAACGCTGCCTTACGGCGGCTCGGTTACACCAATTCGGACGCGACCTCGCACGGCTTCCGCGCCAGCGCGTCAACGCTCCTGAACGAATCCGGCAAGTGGTCGCCTGATGCTATCGAGCGAGCGCTGGCGCATCAGGAAGTTGATGCCGTCCGCCGCGCCTACGCCCGCGGCGCTCACTGGAAAGAGCGTGTCGAGATGGCGCAGTGGTGGGCGGATCACCTCGACGAACTTCGTTCCGCTAGGTGA
- a CDS encoding conserved hypothetical protein (Evidence 4 : Unknown function but conserved in other organisms), translated as MSSVIRFPKEPVRRFAPDSVDVVLDFGRWCAATHSGERLVRRFPSSPNTFEAATALAKEMSERDGLRFIETKRQDDDQQES; from the coding sequence ATGTCTAGCGTCATCCGCTTTCCGAAGGAGCCGGTTCGCCGGTTCGCGCCCGATAGCGTCGACGTTGTCCTCGACTTCGGCCGCTGGTGCGCTGCGACTCATTCGGGGGAGCGCCTTGTCAGGCGCTTTCCCTCCTCTCCCAACACCTTCGAAGCCGCCACCGCCCTCGCCAAGGAAATGAGCGAGCGGGATGGCCTGCGTTTCATCGAAACTAAGAGGCAGGACGATGACCAGCAGGAAAGCTGA
- a CDS encoding putative lipoprotein (Evidence 3 : Putative function from multiple computational evidences) → MRFSGTLISRRAFAGLTLAAALPAIPAVAAPRSLSGTVSFRERMMLPPSAVVEVKLLDVSLADAPARTIAQTRISGRRVPTPWTLRFDSRRIDPQRSYALQARILDGERLLFTTTERHSVFAGGPDNTDLWVQRVPGQDQPAARAASPVGSWQLASFGGTETPAAIVTTLAIAADGKVSGRGGCNGFGGSATIQGRVIRFSRMVSTMMACEPDKMAQEQRFLKTLERVHRWTIQRGTGRLALLDRGGRPLMTLTAQ, encoded by the coding sequence ATGCGTTTTTCCGGCACCCTGATCTCACGGCGGGCCTTCGCCGGACTGACGCTCGCGGCGGCCCTGCCCGCCATCCCCGCTGTCGCGGCACCGCGCAGCCTGAGCGGGACCGTCTCCTTCCGCGAGCGCATGATGCTTCCGCCGAGCGCCGTGGTCGAGGTCAAGCTTCTCGATGTTTCGCTGGCCGACGCCCCGGCGCGGACCATCGCCCAGACCCGAATCTCCGGACGGCGCGTCCCCACGCCCTGGACGCTGCGCTTCGACTCGCGCCGGATCGATCCGCAGCGCAGCTACGCATTGCAGGCCCGCATCCTCGACGGTGAGCGGCTGCTCTTCACCACCACAGAACGGCACAGCGTCTTCGCGGGCGGCCCCGACAACACCGATCTCTGGGTCCAGCGCGTGCCGGGACAGGATCAGCCGGCGGCGCGCGCCGCCTCCCCGGTCGGCAGCTGGCAGCTCGCCAGCTTCGGCGGCACCGAGACGCCGGCAGCGATCGTGACCACGCTTGCCATCGCGGCCGACGGCAAGGTCTCCGGTCGCGGCGGCTGCAATGGCTTCGGCGGCAGCGCGACCATCCAGGGCCGGGTGATCCGGTTCTCGCGGATGGTGTCGACGATGATGGCCTGCGAGCCGGACAAGATGGCTCAGGAGCAGCGCTTCCTCAAAACCCTCGAACGGGTGCATCGCTGGACCATCCAGCGCGGCACGGGTCGGCTCGCCCTGCTCGATCGCGGCGGCCGCCCGCTGATGACGCTGACGGCGCAGTAG
- a CDS encoding Complex I NDUFA9 subunit family protein encodes MALQAPAQQLVTIFGGSGFVGRHVVRALVKRGYRVRVAVRRPDLANFLQPIGIVGQIHAVQANLRYPASVAAAVKGADAVINLVGIMQEQGRQSFSAVQANGARAVAQACAAAGITRLVHLSALGADAESASAYARTKAEGEAAVFAAVPGAVVLRPSVMFGPEDTFFNRFGSMARMLPVLPLVGDGVTRFQPAFVGDIAEVAARAVDGTVQGGQVYELGGPEVLSLRQILEEVCRVTGRKRLLAPLPFPLARIMGSVLQVADTLTLGLLPDELMLTRDQVTLLESDNVVSASAAKEGRDFAGLGLAPTSVEAVISSYLWRFRKTGQFDTARAS; translated from the coding sequence ATGGCCCTTCAAGCCCCGGCTCAGCAACTCGTCACGATTTTCGGCGGTTCCGGATTCGTCGGCCGCCATGTCGTGCGGGCGCTCGTCAAGCGCGGTTATCGGGTGCGGGTCGCGGTGCGCCGTCCGGATCTCGCCAATTTCCTGCAGCCGATCGGCATCGTCGGCCAGATCCATGCCGTGCAGGCCAATCTGCGTTATCCCGCCTCCGTCGCCGCGGCGGTGAAGGGCGCCGATGCCGTCATCAACCTCGTCGGCATCATGCAGGAGCAGGGGCGCCAGAGCTTCTCCGCGGTGCAGGCGAATGGCGCGCGCGCGGTGGCCCAGGCCTGCGCCGCGGCGGGCATCACGCGTCTCGTCCATCTCTCGGCGCTCGGCGCCGATGCCGAATCGGCCTCGGCCTATGCCCGCACGAAGGCCGAAGGCGAGGCGGCGGTGTTCGCTGCCGTGCCTGGCGCCGTCGTGCTGCGTCCCTCGGTGATGTTCGGTCCCGAGGACACCTTCTTCAACCGCTTCGGCTCGATGGCGCGGATGCTCCCGGTGCTGCCGCTGGTCGGAGACGGCGTGACCCGGTTCCAGCCGGCTTTCGTCGGCGATATCGCGGAAGTGGCGGCGCGCGCCGTGGACGGCACGGTGCAGGGCGGGCAGGTCTATGAGCTCGGCGGCCCGGAGGTTCTGAGCCTGCGCCAGATCCTCGAGGAAGTCTGCCGCGTGACCGGGCGCAAGCGCCTGCTGGCGCCGCTGCCCTTCCCGCTGGCGCGGATCATGGGCAGCGTGCTGCAGGTGGCGGACACGCTGACGCTCGGCCTGCTTCCGGACGAGCTGATGCTGACCCGCGATCAGGTGACGCTGCTCGAGAGCGACAACGTCGTCTCCGCCTCGGCGGCGAAGGAGGGCCGGGACTTCGCCGGGCTGGGCCTGGCGCCGACCTCGGTCGAGGCGGTGATCTCGTCCTATCTCTGGCGTTTTCGCAAGACCGGCCAGTTCGATACGGCCCGGGCGAGCTGA
- a CDS encoding conserved hypothetical protein (Evidence 4 : Unknown function but conserved in other organisms): MTEALLPTVAGATDARTFMAGSMAMAAIHLEHALAHIALGDTTALLRSAQKFAVCAAAAVETLPEAVKEMDAEGGAHV; this comes from the coding sequence ATGACGGAGGCCCTTCTTCCCACGGTCGCTGGCGCGACTGACGCCCGGACGTTCATGGCCGGCTCGATGGCGATGGCTGCGATCCACCTTGAGCACGCCTTGGCCCATATCGCCCTGGGCGACACCACGGCCTTGCTCCGCTCGGCACAGAAGTTCGCGGTTTGCGCGGCTGCTGCGGTCGAAACGCTGCCCGAGGCGGTGAAGGAAATGGACGCGGAAGGCGGTGCCCATGTCTAG
- a CDS encoding hypothetical protein (Evidence 5 : Unknown function), with amino-acid sequence MPKDSLKDRLNAEIRFVKRLSAGEFSMLGELGLSTEERKSRRAAEALERKKALSTPLGRSTIAAVETTFSAHTDYDGSLSAAFKEFGLDPHDPRSWAMMLRCFARAHFGPRKAGGRPREWNGARYWQLIRDVAEKQRGNANLSKEDAYRALSKDKRYQGISAVGIKRAYLKATDPRANDDLKSVMDMLLAEFGEEAAKEAVEELGYSEELAAAYAQNEMLESAIRYYQENDVQR; translated from the coding sequence ATGCCCAAGGACAGCCTTAAAGACCGTCTGAACGCCGAGATCCGTTTCGTGAAGAGGCTCTCCGCTGGCGAATTCAGCATGTTGGGAGAGCTGGGGCTTTCGACCGAGGAAAGGAAATCTCGGCGGGCAGCAGAGGCGCTGGAGCGCAAGAAGGCGCTTTCGACGCCGCTCGGCAGGTCCACCATCGCAGCGGTCGAAACGACCTTCTCGGCGCACACCGATTATGATGGGAGTCTCTCGGCGGCCTTCAAAGAGTTCGGGTTGGACCCTCACGACCCAAGAAGCTGGGCAATGATGTTGCGTTGCTTCGCGCGCGCCCATTTCGGCCCCAGGAAGGCAGGTGGCCGGCCCCGCGAATGGAATGGCGCACGGTACTGGCAATTGATCAGGGATGTGGCGGAGAAACAGCGCGGCAACGCCAACCTCTCGAAGGAAGACGCCTACCGAGCCCTTTCAAAGGACAAAAGATACCAAGGGATATCGGCGGTTGGTATTAAAAGAGCCTACCTTAAAGCCACCGATCCGCGAGCCAATGATGACCTCAAGAGCGTCATGGACATGCTACTCGCCGAATTTGGAGAAGAGGCCGCGAAGGAGGCCGTCGAAGAGCTCGGCTATTCGGAGGAGCTCGCGGCGGCATATGCTCAGAATGAGATGCTGGAGAGCGCCATCCGTTACTACCAAGAGAATGACGTTCAGCGTTAA
- a CDS encoding conserved hypothetical protein (Evidence 4 : Unknown function but conserved in other organisms) — MARIRSVHPGLFTDEAFAAVSMASRVLFIGLWCEADDLGVFEWKGLTLKMRLFPGDAVDVPSLLSELAARDMIRAFEHDGKRYGAIRNFGRYQRPKSPKAIHPRPNELTNFLACDGRGIGGPLNHPRDVTAADRKRRQRGNERMRHASAVTHSESDTDQPGRFPTFSEVSRQMEDGGGNSVAKATGVTAPAEPPAVTALPVDWRERLFRQGLASLQQLTGKNEGAGRALLGRWLRDARDDARKVLRAIEDAQEQQVAEPVSWIEAALKGRPAQRSDSMSFLTARA, encoded by the coding sequence ATGGCTCGCATCCGTTCCGTTCATCCCGGCCTTTTTACGGATGAGGCCTTCGCCGCCGTCAGCATGGCTAGCCGCGTGCTGTTCATCGGCCTCTGGTGCGAGGCCGATGACCTGGGCGTCTTCGAATGGAAGGGGCTCACGCTCAAGATGCGCCTTTTCCCCGGCGATGCCGTGGACGTGCCCAGTTTACTTTCCGAGCTCGCCGCTCGCGACATGATCCGCGCTTTCGAGCACGACGGGAAGCGGTACGGCGCCATCCGCAATTTCGGTCGCTACCAGCGGCCGAAGTCCCCGAAGGCCATCCACCCGCGCCCTAACGAGCTGACCAACTTCCTTGCCTGCGACGGGCGCGGAATCGGTGGTCCGCTCAACCATCCTCGCGACGTAACCGCCGCGGATCGGAAGCGCCGACAGCGTGGCAATGAGAGAATGCGTCACGCGTCAGCCGTGACACATTCCGAAAGCGACACGGATCAGCCGGGACGATTTCCGACTTTTTCGGAAGTGTCACGCCAGATGGAGGATGGAGGAGGTAATTCCGTAGCTAAAGCTACGGGCGTGACCGCCCCGGCAGAGCCTCCGGCGGTGACTGCCCTCCCCGTCGACTGGCGGGAACGGCTCTTCCGGCAAGGCCTCGCTTCCCTGCAGCAGTTGACTGGCAAAAACGAAGGGGCGGGGCGCGCACTGCTGGGCCGCTGGCTGCGCGATGCCCGTGACGATGCTCGCAAGGTGCTGCGTGCGATCGAAGATGCCCAGGAGCAGCAAGTCGCTGAGCCGGTCTCCTGGATCGAAGCCGCGCTGAAGGGGCGGCCGGCACAGCGCTCGGATTCCATGTCCTTCCTGACCGCGAGGGCTTGA
- a CDS encoding hypothetical protein (Evidence 5 : Unknown function) codes for MHSVVRSLWKVREQAAAERLECGVKRRPGTCKCPIRPGRKAACSSEEGVRCKRDFHFRGT; via the coding sequence ATGCATTCGGTGGTTCGCAGCCTGTGGAAAGTCCGGGAGCAGGCAGCGGCGGAGAGGCTGGAATGCGGCGTGAAACGCAGGCCCGGAACCTGCAAATGCCCCATCCGCCCAGGGCGAAAGGCCGCATGCTCATCGGAAGAAGGCGTAAGGTGCAAAAGGGATTTCCACTTTCGCGGAACATGA
- the gyaR gene encoding Glyoxylate reductase, which yields MSKKKPLVVVTRKLPAVVETRMRELFDARLNIDDKPMSPAALVEAVKTADVLVPTVTDKIDAAIIAQAGDQLRLIANFGNGVDNIDVASAVQRGITVTNTPGVLTDDTADMTIALILAVARRIAEGARVIPDDDWAGWSPTWMLGRRITGKRLGIVGMGRIGQAVARRAAAFGLSIHYHNRRRLDSRVEEQLDATYWDSLDQMLARMDVVSVNCPHTPATYHLLSARRLKLMKPDAILVNTARGEVVDETALARMLEAGELAGAGLDVFESEPAVNPRLLKLARQHKVVVLPHMGSATHEGRADMGEKVIVNIKTFMDGHKPPDRVLPSML from the coding sequence ATGTCGAAGAAGAAACCTTTGGTCGTGGTGACACGCAAGCTGCCAGCCGTGGTGGAAACCCGGATGCGCGAATTGTTCGACGCCCGGCTCAACATCGACGACAAGCCGATGTCGCCGGCCGCCCTCGTCGAAGCCGTGAAGACCGCCGACGTACTGGTGCCCACCGTCACCGACAAGATCGACGCCGCCATCATCGCCCAGGCCGGCGACCAGCTGCGCCTGATCGCGAATTTCGGCAACGGCGTCGACAATATCGACGTCGCCAGCGCCGTGCAGCGCGGCATCACCGTCACCAATACGCCGGGCGTGCTGACCGACGACACCGCCGACATGACGATCGCGCTGATTCTCGCGGTGGCGCGCCGCATCGCCGAGGGCGCGCGCGTCATCCCCGACGACGACTGGGCCGGCTGGTCGCCGACCTGGATGCTCGGCCGGCGCATCACCGGTAAGCGCCTCGGCATCGTCGGCATGGGGCGGATCGGCCAGGCCGTCGCCAGGCGCGCCGCCGCCTTCGGCCTGTCGATCCATTATCACAACCGCCGCCGGCTCGATTCGCGCGTCGAGGAGCAGCTCGACGCGACCTATTGGGATTCGCTCGACCAGATGCTCGCGCGCATGGACGTCGTCTCGGTCAATTGCCCGCACACGCCTGCGACCTATCACCTGCTCTCAGCGCGCCGCCTGAAGCTGATGAAGCCGGATGCCATCCTGGTGAACACGGCGCGCGGCGAGGTGGTCGACGAGACGGCGCTCGCCCGCATGCTCGAAGCCGGTGAACTCGCCGGCGCGGGTCTCGACGTGTTCGAGAGCGAGCCGGCGGTCAATCCGCGCCTGCTCAAGCTCGCGCGCCAGCACAAGGTCGTCGTGCTGCCGCATATGGGCTCGGCCACCCATGAGGGCCGCGCCGATATGGGTGAGAAGGTCATCGTCAACATCAAGACCTTCATGGACGGCCACAAGCCGCCGGATCGCGTGCTGCCCAGCATGCTCTGA
- a CDS encoding conserved hypothetical protein (Evidence 4 : Unknown function but conserved in other organisms), with protein sequence MHLEKLNPAAPCRAHAGSGDLISSAAIDFHPTTTVFAIKKILARVSVSEPVALIIAAHAGLLREGR encoded by the coding sequence ATGCATCTCGAAAAGCTGAACCCCGCCGCGCCGTGCAGGGCGCATGCGGGGTCCGGGGATCTGATCAGCTCGGCAGCGATCGATTTCCACCCTACCACGACGGTCTTCGCGATCAAGAAAATCCTCGCTCGCGTCTCCGTCTCCGAGCCCGTCGCGCTCATCATCGCCGCTCACGCCGGCCTTCTGAGGGAGGGGCGGTAA
- a CDS encoding hypothetical protein (Evidence 5 : Unknown function) yields MHSPECERQRTKKCSKLNRWHTCQSQPRNIWALASLAFTPRSRPAGSQPANTAAAPSFPRKT; encoded by the coding sequence TTGCATTCACCCGAATGCGAACGACAGAGGACAAAAAAATGCAGCAAGCTGAACCGCTGGCATACTTGCCAAAGCCAGCCGCGCAATATCTGGGCATTGGCCTCACTAGCCTTTACGCCGAGATCAAGGCCGGCCGGATCACAGCCCGCAAATACGGCCGCCGCACCCTCATTCCCGCGGAAGACCTGA
- a CDS encoding HAD family hydrolase: MPVDLVIYDCDGTLIDSETLYGEVSLALCCEIGLTQWTLADYNAHLVGIPLADGFKVIEAALGRPLPSDFESRIEDGVAARLESELRALPGVREALTLLAGRRCVASSTSLAPLRRNLGLAGLIDLFDPHVFSASQVARGKPAPDVFLFAAAQMGVQPANCLVLEDSVPGIQAARAAGMRVAGFTGAAHDKARMRERLLAAGAVTVVDSYADWPQAAASQAA, encoded by the coding sequence GTGCCGGTCGATCTCGTCATCTATGATTGCGACGGCACGCTGATCGACAGCGAAACGCTCTACGGCGAGGTCAGCCTCGCCCTCTGCTGCGAGATCGGCCTGACGCAATGGACGCTCGCGGACTATAATGCGCACCTGGTCGGCATTCCGCTTGCCGACGGCTTCAAGGTGATCGAGGCGGCGCTCGGGCGGCCGCTACCATCGGATTTCGAGAGCAGGATCGAGGACGGCGTTGCCGCCCGGCTGGAAAGCGAATTGCGGGCCTTGCCGGGTGTTCGCGAGGCGCTGACCTTGCTGGCCGGGCGACGCTGCGTCGCATCCTCGACCAGCCTCGCGCCGCTGCGCCGCAATCTCGGTCTTGCCGGATTGATCGACCTGTTCGATCCGCATGTCTTCTCGGCCTCGCAGGTCGCGCGCGGCAAGCCGGCGCCTGATGTTTTCCTGTTCGCTGCCGCGCAGATGGGTGTGCAGCCGGCGAACTGCCTCGTGCTGGAAGATTCCGTGCCCGGTATTCAGGCCGCCAGGGCGGCAGGCATGCGGGTGGCGGGTTTCACCGGCGCCGCCCATGACAAGGCGCGCATGCGTGAGCGCCTGCTGGCGGCGGGCGCCGTGACCGTCGTGGACAGCTATGCCGATTGGCCGCAAGCGGCGGCCTCGCAGGCCGCCTGA
- a CDS encoding DNA-binding protein, protein MQQAEPLAYLPKPAAQYLGIGLTSLYAEIKAGRITARKYGRRTLIPAEDLKAWLAALPAKEAA, encoded by the coding sequence ATGCAGCAAGCTGAACCGCTGGCATACTTGCCAAAGCCAGCCGCGCAATATCTGGGCATTGGCCTCACTAGCCTTTACGCCGAGATCAAGGCCGGCCGGATCACAGCCCGCAAATACGGCCGCCGCACCCTCATTCCCGCGGAAGACCTGAAAGCCTGGCTAGCCGCCCTTCCCGCAAAGGAGGCCGCGTGA
- a CDS encoding conserved hypothetical protein (Evidence 4 : Unknown function but conserved in other organisms) has product MAARRNYPRVRARLADGCTIAVVGREAQTLILLAEKKECGLRAYDFPGGPPFRLAAYVCDLRNQFGVGISTTREKHATGEHAVYTLTAPVEIVAVDHGVKAGAAA; this is encoded by the coding sequence ATGGCAGCTCGTCGAAATTATCCCAGGGTCCGCGCCCGCCTCGCTGATGGTTGCACCATCGCCGTTGTCGGTCGCGAGGCACAGACTCTGATCCTCCTCGCGGAGAAGAAGGAGTGCGGCCTGCGCGCCTACGACTTCCCCGGCGGCCCGCCCTTCAGGCTCGCGGCCTACGTCTGTGACCTGCGGAACCAGTTCGGCGTCGGCATCTCCACCACGCGGGAGAAACACGCGACCGGCGAGCATGCGGTCTACACCCTGACCGCACCCGTCGAAATTGTCGCCGTCGATCACGGCGTCAAGGCGGGGGCTGCGGCATGA